A genomic window from Leptolyngbya sp. BL0902 includes:
- the codB gene encoding cytosine permease, translating to MTTLTDPPVAPPRPGNEDYPLGPVPASARRPFISLAPILAGFTLYSGTLFAGGLIGPSFQFWPNLIGLILIGNLILGLYAALLGYIAGNTGLTTVLMARFSFGNVGSRWVDFILGFTQIGWYAWGSALMAQLLNRLAGVPESWNGLIILFFTYAFCSTAYFGYTAMDWLSRLAVPAMVVLMGLSLSIAAGDVGGFAGLQALAIEDPLPLSAAITIIVGTFVSGGTQATNWSRFARNGKVGFIATLIAFFLGNGFLIFSGAFCAKVYGEPDIVQVMVQQGLLVGGLILFFLNMWTTQDNTIYAFSIAGANMFRTSKRTLFVLGGATLALFMAWGGIYAMLVNYLILLGTFIPPIGGIIMADYWIYRRGQFPALESPQPAFRWPGILAYILASAIAYGSNQWGWGIAPVNGIVSAAVLYVLLSKSWPSTEYSQD from the coding sequence ATGACCACCCTTACCGATCCACCTGTTGCCCCACCTCGCCCGGGCAATGAGGACTACCCCCTAGGCCCTGTTCCAGCATCGGCCCGACGCCCCTTTATTTCCCTAGCCCCCATCCTGGCCGGATTCACCCTCTACTCTGGCACTCTATTTGCCGGAGGATTGATCGGCCCCTCCTTCCAGTTTTGGCCTAATCTAATCGGCCTGATTTTGATTGGCAACCTGATTTTGGGCCTCTATGCAGCGCTGCTGGGCTACATCGCCGGGAACACCGGACTCACCACGGTGCTGATGGCCCGCTTCAGCTTTGGCAATGTGGGATCTCGCTGGGTGGATTTCATCCTGGGATTTACCCAAATTGGTTGGTATGCCTGGGGTTCAGCCCTAATGGCCCAGTTGCTCAACCGTTTGGCCGGGGTGCCCGAATCTTGGAATGGGCTGATTATCCTCTTCTTCACCTACGCCTTTTGCTCCACAGCCTACTTTGGCTATACCGCCATGGACTGGCTCAGCCGTTTGGCGGTTCCGGCCATGGTGGTGTTGATGGGCCTCAGCCTGTCTATCGCGGCAGGAGATGTGGGCGGCTTTGCTGGGCTGCAAGCCCTCGCCATTGAAGATCCTCTGCCCCTGAGTGCCGCTATCACCATCATCGTCGGCACCTTTGTCTCTGGGGGCACCCAAGCCACCAACTGGAGTCGCTTCGCCCGCAATGGCAAAGTGGGCTTTATTGCCACCCTGATTGCCTTTTTTCTGGGCAACGGCTTTTTGATTTTCTCCGGGGCCTTCTGCGCCAAGGTCTACGGCGAGCCAGACATCGTGCAGGTGATGGTTCAGCAGGGCTTGCTGGTGGGGGGCCTCATCCTCTTCTTCCTGAATATGTGGACGACCCAGGACAACACCATCTACGCCTTTTCCATTGCCGGGGCCAATATGTTCCGCACCAGCAAGCGCACCCTGTTTGTGCTGGGCGGAGCTACCCTAGCGCTGTTTATGGCCTGGGGCGGCATCTACGCCATGCTGGTCAACTACCTGATTCTGCTGGGCACCTTTATTCCTCCCATCGGCGGCATCATCATGGCCGACTACTGGATTTATCGCCGGGGCCAATTCCCCGCCCTAGAAAGCCCCCAACCCGCCTTCCGCTGGCCCGGAATTTTGGCCTACATCCTGGCTTCAGCCATCGCCTACGGGTCCAATCAGTGGGGCTGGGGCATTGCTCCGGTCAACGGCATCGTCTCTGCCGCCGTACTCTACGTTTTGCTCAGCAAAAGCTGGCCCAGCACCGAATATTCCCAAGACTGA
- a CDS encoding thiamine phosphate synthase yields MQAQSSYPSAAESTLSPLPTPSETAVYRILDANLDRAREGLRIIEEWYRFGLNDTAHTEQIKHLRQTLAQWHTRDLRQARDTPGDPGTALTHAQETEREDIQAVLQANLCRVQEALRVLEEYGKLYRADFAAACKAMRYQVYTLESDLMDGQRAQRLQRLRQSPIYLVTSPQDNLVATVEAALKGGITLVQYRDKNTEDEVRFQRAQQLQALCHRYRALFLVNDRVDLALAVGADGVHLGQTDLPVAVARQILGPQAIVGRSTTNPDEMNRALREGADYIGVGPVHSTPTKPGKAAAGLDYVRYAAAQAPVPWFAIGGIDTHNLSEVLQAGAQQVAIVRAVMEAADPTQAAQAILAQIHGAKRSA; encoded by the coding sequence ATGCAGGCCCAAAGCTCCTATCCGTCCGCCGCCGAGTCTACCCTTTCACCGCTGCCCACCCCCTCCGAAACAGCGGTGTATCGCATCCTAGACGCCAATTTAGATCGGGCCAGGGAAGGGCTGCGGATTATTGAAGAATGGTATCGGTTTGGGTTGAACGATACCGCCCACACTGAGCAGATCAAGCACCTGCGCCAAACCCTCGCCCAGTGGCACACCCGCGACCTCCGCCAAGCCCGCGATACCCCTGGCGATCCGGGGACGGCCCTCACCCACGCCCAAGAAACCGAGCGGGAGGACATCCAGGCCGTGCTCCAGGCCAACCTCTGCCGGGTACAGGAGGCGCTGCGGGTGCTAGAGGAATACGGCAAGCTCTATCGGGCCGATTTCGCCGCCGCCTGCAAAGCCATGCGCTATCAGGTCTATACCCTCGAAAGCGACCTGATGGACGGGCAACGGGCACAACGGCTGCAACGGCTGCGGCAATCTCCGATCTACCTCGTCACCTCGCCCCAGGACAATCTGGTGGCCACCGTGGAAGCGGCCCTGAAGGGGGGCATCACCCTAGTGCAGTATCGCGACAAAAACACCGAGGACGAGGTGCGGTTTCAGCGGGCTCAGCAGTTGCAGGCACTGTGCCATCGCTACCGAGCCTTGTTTTTGGTGAATGACCGGGTAGATTTAGCCCTGGCCGTCGGGGCCGATGGCGTCCACCTCGGCCAAACGGACTTACCCGTGGCTGTGGCCCGTCAGATCCTTGGCCCCCAAGCCATTGTTGGCCGCTCCACCACCAACCCCGATGAAATGAACCGTGCCCTCCGCGAAGGCGCGGACTACATCGGCGTTGGCCCCGTCCACAGCACCCCCACCAAACCGGGCAAAGCCGCCGCCGGATTAGACTATGTACGCTATGCAGCGGCCCAGGCCCCGGTACCCTGGTTCGCCATTGGCGGCATTGATACCCACAACCTAAGCGAGGTTTTGCAAGCCGGAGCCCAGCAGGTTGCCATCGTCCGCGCCGTGATGGAGGCCGCAGACCCCACCCAAGCGGCCCAAGCCATCCTAGCCCAGATTCACGGGGCTAAACGCTCGGCCTAG
- a CDS encoding DUF3124 domain-containing protein translates to MPTTGVPLGLAVNPNVTEIAPDQLPPVAQGQVVYVPVYSEIYDFGPSRPFQLTATLSLRNTDPVHPIFVEAVDYYDSSGTLVTAYLSQPLKLGPLASTAVVVESGNTFGGSGANFLVTWRAATSVSDPVIEAVMISTASQQGVSFLSLGRVIEER, encoded by the coding sequence ATGCCCACGACGGGGGTGCCCCTAGGGTTGGCGGTCAACCCCAATGTGACGGAAATCGCCCCCGATCAACTGCCGCCCGTGGCCCAGGGGCAAGTGGTCTACGTTCCGGTGTATTCCGAAATCTACGACTTTGGCCCCAGTCGCCCCTTTCAGCTCACCGCCACCCTAAGCCTGCGCAATACCGACCCCGTCCACCCCATTTTTGTGGAAGCGGTGGATTACTATGACTCCAGCGGTACCCTGGTTACGGCCTATCTCAGCCAACCCCTAAAGCTTGGCCCGCTGGCTTCCACCGCCGTAGTGGTGGAAAGCGGCAATACCTTCGGTGGCTCCGGGGCCAATTTCCTCGTCACCTGGCGGGCGGCAACCTCGGTTAGCGATCCGGTGATTGAGGCGGTGATGATTAGTACCGCCTCCCAGCAGGGGGTCTCCTTTCTCAGTCTGGGCCGGGTGATTGAGGAACGTTAG
- a CDS encoding MBL fold metallo-hydrolase encodes MKRRKLLGYAGSGLGATVGLGLMNRQAVQAQQADRLTLRSLGHTAFLFTGGGQRILSNPFRRLGCTEGFPSPAQPADIVMISSRLLDEGYLNDLPGNPQVLAEPGVYDIGSLRIQGVSAPHDREGGRRFGTNTIWRWTQAGVTIIHMGGAAAPLRVEDQILLGRPDVLLVPVGGGPKAYTAEEAVQAIQVLRPKVVIPTHYLTTAANDTCDLSPLDDFLALMQGTPVTRAPQGTLSIRPSDLPNEGMRIQVYQYPRA; translated from the coding sequence ATGAAACGGCGCAAACTATTGGGTTATGCAGGATCTGGGTTAGGGGCCACCGTGGGCCTAGGGCTGATGAATCGTCAGGCCGTCCAGGCGCAGCAGGCGGATCGGCTCACCCTCCGCAGTTTGGGCCACACCGCTTTTCTGTTTACCGGAGGCGGTCAGCGAATTTTGTCCAACCCCTTCCGCCGCCTAGGTTGCACCGAGGGCTTCCCTTCCCCAGCCCAGCCCGCCGACATTGTGATGATTAGCAGCCGCCTGCTAGACGAGGGCTACCTCAACGACCTCCCCGGCAATCCCCAGGTGTTGGCCGAGCCCGGAGTCTACGACATCGGCAGTCTGCGGATTCAGGGCGTGAGCGCCCCCCACGACCGCGAGGGCGGACGCCGCTTTGGCACCAACACCATCTGGCGATGGACGCAGGCTGGCGTCACGATTATCCACATGGGTGGCGCAGCCGCTCCCCTGCGGGTGGAGGATCAGATTTTGCTAGGACGGCCCGATGTGCTGCTGGTGCCCGTGGGCGGTGGCCCCAAAGCCTATACGGCGGAAGAAGCGGTGCAGGCCATCCAGGTGTTGCGGCCCAAGGTAGTCATCCCCACCCACTACCTCACGACCGCCGCCAACGACACCTGTGACCTTAGCCCCCTAGACGACTTCCTAGCACTGATGCAGGGCACCCCCGTCACCCGCGCTCCCCAGGGCACCCTTTCCATTCGGCCCAGCGATCTGCCCAACGAGGGGATGCGGATTCAGGTCTACCAATACCCCCGCGCCTAG
- a CDS encoding aminopeptidase P N-terminal domain-containing protein has product MVNVYAQRRQRVMELIGGGTAIFASAPTAVMHNDVEYPFRQDSNFYYLTGFNEPEAVAVLAPHHRHRFVLFVRPKDLEKEIWSGYRVGIEQAKERYGADEVYPIAELGEHLPKYLAQADRLYYHFGHDQALNTTILKQWQRLLATYPKRGTGPVAIEDAGLLMQTLRRVKDSDELERLRRAIAIAAKAHNHAREITAPGRYEYEIQAEMEHIFRLEGAMGPAYPSIVASGDNACILHYIENTRQMQAGDLLLIDAGCAYDYYNADITRTFPVGGQFSPEQRILYELVLEAQLKAIDAVQPGAPFNAFHDAATRTLTEGMVELGLLSGSVEDLIEEKKHKAFFMHGTGHFLGLDVHDAGILRNPDKTWKPFEAGNVVTVEPGIYISPYYEPAEGQPPIEDRWRGIGIRIEDDVLVTEIGHEVLTTAVPKSLDAMEH; this is encoded by the coding sequence ATGGTTAATGTCTATGCCCAGCGCCGCCAGCGCGTGATGGAGTTGATTGGGGGCGGTACCGCTATTTTTGCCAGCGCCCCTACGGCGGTGATGCACAACGATGTGGAGTATCCCTTCCGCCAAGACAGCAATTTCTACTACCTCACCGGGTTCAACGAACCGGAAGCGGTGGCGGTGTTGGCCCCCCACCACCGCCACCGCTTTGTGCTGTTTGTGCGGCCCAAGGATTTGGAAAAAGAAATCTGGTCGGGCTATCGGGTGGGCATCGAGCAGGCTAAGGAACGCTACGGAGCCGATGAGGTCTACCCCATTGCCGAGTTGGGAGAACATCTGCCGAAGTATCTGGCCCAGGCGGATCGGCTCTACTACCACTTTGGTCACGACCAAGCCCTCAACACCACGATCTTAAAGCAGTGGCAGCGGCTGTTGGCCACCTATCCCAAGCGCGGCACTGGCCCGGTGGCCATTGAAGATGCCGGATTGCTGATGCAAACCCTGCGGCGGGTGAAGGACAGCGACGAACTGGAACGGCTGCGGCGGGCCATCGCCATTGCCGCCAAGGCCCACAACCATGCGCGGGAGATTACCGCCCCCGGTCGCTACGAGTACGAAATTCAGGCGGAAATGGAGCACATTTTCCGGCTCGAAGGGGCGATGGGGCCAGCCTATCCCTCCATCGTGGCCTCCGGCGATAATGCCTGCATCCTCCACTACATCGAAAACACCCGCCAAATGCAAGCGGGCGACCTGCTGCTCATCGACGCCGGATGTGCCTACGACTACTACAATGCCGACATTACCCGCACCTTCCCGGTGGGAGGGCAATTCAGCCCAGAGCAGCGGATTTTGTACGAACTGGTGCTAGAAGCCCAACTCAAGGCCATTGACGCCGTGCAGCCCGGTGCGCCGTTTAATGCCTTCCACGATGCCGCCACCCGCACCCTCACCGAGGGCATGGTGGAGTTGGGCTTGCTGTCCGGATCGGTGGAGGATCTGATTGAAGAGAAAAAGCACAAGGCGTTTTTCATGCACGGCACCGGGCATTTTCTGGGGCTAGATGTCCATGATGCGGGCATTCTTCGCAACCCCGACAAAACCTGGAAACCCTTTGAGGCGGGCAACGTGGTGACGGTGGAGCCAGGGATTTATATTTCTCCCTATTACGAACCCGCCGAAGGCCAGCCCCCCATTGAAGATCGCTGGCGCGGCATCGGCATCCGCATTGAAGACGATGTGCTGGTGACGGAGATAGGGCATGAGGTGCTGACAACTGCCGTTCCCAAGTCTTTGGACGCGATGGAGCACTGA
- a CDS encoding ATP-binding protein, translated as MNVGPTMQDNVAAPKTNLSYQQTSQIQVPTDPTALQSVLTWFDQFQTAPVPRPLWLQCQLALIEGFTNAIRHAHGGLPSTTPVTIEVSISNRTIDIRIWDQGPGFDLNTVLKTKLRTHSLHDEGGRGLKIMYLVADHLSYCPTDQGNCLHLHKTYA; from the coding sequence ATGAACGTTGGGCCTACCATGCAAGACAATGTAGCGGCACCAAAAACCAACTTGAGCTACCAACAAACCAGTCAAATTCAAGTTCCCACCGATCCCACAGCCCTGCAATCGGTGCTGACTTGGTTTGACCAGTTTCAAACAGCTCCCGTTCCCCGTCCTCTGTGGTTGCAGTGTCAACTAGCGCTTATTGAGGGCTTTACCAACGCCATCCGCCATGCCCATGGGGGCCTGCCCAGCACCACCCCCGTCACCATCGAAGTCAGCATTTCCAACCGCACCATCGACATCCGAATTTGGGATCAAGGGCCAGGATTTGACCTCAACACGGTGCTAAAAACCAAACTTCGCACCCACAGCCTCCATGACGAAGGCGGTCGCGGCCTAAAAATCATGTACCTCGTGGCCGATCACCTCAGCTATTGCCCCACCGACCAAGGCAACTGCCTCCACTTGCACAAGACCTATGCCTAA
- a CDS encoding TIGR00297 family protein produces the protein MALSTGLTALFPWVVGAGLNTLLLGLAWGLPKKLLTPAGYLHAWILGVLVWGALGWQGYAVVMVYFLLGSAVTRVGMARKLAAGIAEGRSGVRGPENVWGSALVGALCALAIVGLSVGFAAGEPAPWPQLLALAYVSSFSTKLADTTASEVGKAYGKRTFLITTLQPAPPGTEGAVSLEGTLAGLGGSLAIALVGWGVGLIPVWGIALCLVAAFIATNLESVIGATLQTQTPWLTNELVNIINTAIGAVLALGLGYGWLQR, from the coding sequence ATGGCACTATCGACTGGGTTAACGGCCCTCTTCCCTTGGGTGGTGGGCGCAGGATTAAATACGCTGCTGCTGGGTCTTGCCTGGGGGCTGCCCAAAAAACTGCTCACCCCCGCCGGATACCTACATGCCTGGATATTGGGGGTGCTGGTGTGGGGTGCCCTAGGCTGGCAGGGCTATGCCGTGGTGATGGTCTACTTCCTGCTGGGCTCGGCGGTAACGCGGGTGGGCATGGCGCGGAAGCTAGCCGCAGGCATTGCCGAAGGTCGGTCAGGAGTGCGGGGGCCAGAAAATGTCTGGGGTTCTGCCCTGGTGGGTGCCCTCTGTGCCTTAGCCATCGTTGGGCTTTCCGTGGGGTTTGCAGCGGGAGAGCCCGCGCCCTGGCCTCAGTTGTTGGCTCTGGCCTACGTCAGCAGCTTCAGCACCAAACTGGCCGATACCACCGCCAGCGAAGTGGGCAAAGCCTACGGCAAGCGCACTTTTCTCATCACCACCCTTCAGCCTGCCCCTCCCGGCACTGAGGGCGCGGTCAGCCTAGAGGGCACCCTGGCCGGGTTGGGGGGATCTTTAGCCATTGCCCTGGTTGGCTGGGGCGTTGGGCTTATTCCTGTCTGGGGGATTGCCCTGTGCCTAGTGGCCGCCTTCATCGCCACCAACCTCGAAAGCGTGATTGGGGCAACCCTGCAAACCCAAACCCCCTGGCTTACAAACGAGTTGGTCAACATCATCAATACCGCCATCGGTGCTGTCCTAGCCCTTGGCCTGGGCTACGGGTGGCTGCAAAGATGA
- a CDS encoding sigma 54-interacting transcriptional regulator, whose translation MTVSDRLAFLQERTPLGLLPPATLAEIARCLQVITLPAHRAVVTAEQPPEGLYLLWQGKLETLETGVGGISFLPGAVLNLEALLLNQPVAQTVQTLTESTLWFVERDQFQRLVQDYPDILQTFTRQLVEAVRRLSFQFSYEQERQAILRPYLVTRASRGVVGRSRYADRLRGQLREAAADRQPVLIFGEPGLEKDNLAALVHYGSSQRRTPMVQVDCSQLQASGADLFGRAGGKPGLLAALGEGTLVLSNPGELDPDLREPVARLMQTGQYQPVSREGETVPMQVSNARIILISEQAVAALDNRVAHRIKVPPLRVRKADIDDWVNYYLALWCRRRRQARLTLAPEALRRLQAYDFPNNLRELQSLVERAASQRVSGDTITEELIWPNQGKKRLLRLNLLNRYPQLRRFLRSPWWPNRINYGLTLTLFAVVVGVLCLGPQARQHNAALTVFWAWWWPLILLGFPFVGRLWCSVCPFMIYGEVTQTLTQQWFPGLSKRWPRQAADRWGGWFMFGLFALILVWEEVWDLEDTAYLSACLLLLITAGAMIFSALFERRFWCRYLCPIGGMNGLFAKLSMTELRAQQGICSAECTTYQCYKGGPAKGEGQDTLGCPLYSHPAQLEDNRDCVLCMTCLKACPHRSVEFNLRPPGIELWTTHQPRSYEVALMFLLLGAVYLHRLPEIQTQWGIALPVDTLAGHSLVSMLLLTLPAGLPLALEGLYRLLRWRYPTLAARSFIRLAYGYLPLVWAANLAHYLRLGLLEGGRVLPVLGDTLGLTDVPWPFWIADPAVVAFLQGVTLLLGVILSLGLTGKLHRQAGLSRWGQQGCTLVYGISLWGLIVGY comes from the coding sequence ATGACTGTATCCGACCGCCTTGCCTTTTTGCAGGAGCGCACCCCCCTCGGCCTGCTCCCCCCGGCCACCCTGGCCGAAATCGCCCGCTGCCTTCAGGTGATAACCCTGCCCGCCCATCGGGCCGTGGTCACAGCGGAACAGCCCCCAGAGGGTTTGTATTTGCTGTGGCAGGGCAAACTAGAAACCTTGGAAACTGGCGTGGGGGGCATCAGTTTTTTGCCCGGTGCGGTGCTGAATCTGGAGGCACTCTTACTCAATCAGCCCGTGGCGCAAACGGTGCAAACCCTCACCGAAAGCACCCTCTGGTTTGTCGAGCGAGACCAGTTCCAGCGGTTAGTGCAGGACTACCCAGATATTCTGCAAACCTTCACCCGGCAACTGGTAGAGGCGGTGCGGCGGCTCTCCTTTCAGTTCAGCTACGAGCAAGAACGACAGGCCATTTTGCGCCCCTACCTGGTGACGCGGGCCAGCCGAGGGGTGGTGGGCCGCAGTCGCTATGCAGATCGGCTGCGGGGCCAACTGCGCGAGGCCGCAGCGGATCGTCAACCCGTGCTGATTTTTGGCGAACCGGGCCTAGAAAAGGACAACCTCGCCGCCCTGGTTCACTATGGATCTAGCCAGCGGCGTACCCCCATGGTGCAGGTGGATTGCAGCCAACTTCAGGCCAGCGGGGCAGATTTGTTTGGACGAGCGGGGGGAAAGCCGGGACTGCTGGCAGCCTTGGGGGAAGGCACCCTGGTACTCAGTAATCCGGGGGAACTGGATCCAGATTTGCGGGAACCCGTGGCGCGGCTGATGCAAACCGGGCAGTACCAGCCCGTCAGCCGCGAGGGGGAAACGGTGCCGATGCAGGTTTCCAACGCCCGAATTATCCTGATTTCTGAACAGGCGGTAGCGGCACTGGATAATCGGGTAGCCCACCGCATCAAGGTGCCCCCCCTGCGGGTACGCAAAGCCGACATCGACGACTGGGTGAACTACTACCTGGCCCTGTGGTGTCGGCGGCGGCGGCAAGCGCGGCTCACCCTGGCCCCCGAAGCCCTGCGACGGCTCCAAGCCTACGACTTCCCCAACAACCTGCGGGAACTCCAAAGCCTGGTGGAACGGGCCGCCTCCCAACGGGTCTCTGGCGACACCATCACCGAAGAACTGATCTGGCCCAACCAAGGGAAAAAACGCCTGCTGCGGCTGAACCTGCTCAACCGCTATCCCCAACTGCGGCGCTTTCTACGCAGCCCCTGGTGGCCCAATCGCATCAACTACGGCCTCACCCTAACGCTGTTTGCGGTGGTGGTGGGCGTTCTGTGCCTTGGCCCCCAGGCACGGCAGCACAACGCCGCCCTCACGGTGTTTTGGGCCTGGTGGTGGCCCCTGATTTTGCTGGGCTTTCCGTTCGTGGGACGGCTGTGGTGTTCGGTGTGCCCGTTTATGATCTACGGCGAAGTCACCCAAACGCTGACTCAACAGTGGTTTCCGGGCTTAAGCAAACGCTGGCCCCGACAGGCGGCAGATCGCTGGGGCGGCTGGTTCATGTTTGGCCTCTTTGCCCTGATCTTGGTCTGGGAAGAGGTCTGGGACTTGGAAGACACCGCCTACCTCTCCGCCTGCCTGCTGCTGCTGATTACCGCCGGGGCCATGATCTTCTCCGCCCTGTTTGAACGCCGTTTTTGGTGTCGCTACCTCTGCCCCATCGGCGGTATGAACGGCCTTTTCGCCAAGCTCTCCATGACGGAACTTCGCGCCCAGCAGGGCATTTGCTCGGCGGAATGCACCACCTATCAATGCTACAAAGGTGGCCCCGCCAAGGGAGAAGGCCAGGACACCCTCGGCTGCCCCCTCTATTCCCACCCGGCCCAACTGGAGGACAACCGCGATTGCGTGCTGTGTATGACCTGCCTAAAAGCCTGCCCCCACCGCTCGGTGGAGTTCAACTTGCGCCCCCCCGGCATTGAACTGTGGACCACCCACCAGCCCCGTTCCTACGAAGTCGCGCTGATGTTTTTGCTGTTGGGGGCGGTTTATCTCCACCGTCTGCCCGAAATTCAAACCCAGTGGGGCATTGCCCTGCCTGTGGATACCCTGGCTGGGCACAGCCTTGTGTCGATGCTGCTGCTGACCCTGCCCGCTGGGCTCCCCCTCGCCCTAGAGGGGCTGTACCGTCTGCTGCGGTGGCGCTATCCCACCCTGGCAGCGCGATCTTTTATTAGACTGGCCTATGGCTATTTGCCCCTAGTGTGGGCCGCCAATCTCGCCCACTATCTGCGGTTGGGCTTGCTAGAGGGCGGACGAGTCCTGCCTGTGCTGGGCGACACCCTGGGCCTCACAGATGTTCCCTGGCCCTTTTGGATCGCCGATCCAGCGGTGGTGGCCTTTCTCCAGGGCGTGACGCTACTGCTAGGGGTTATCCTCTCCCTAGGGCTGACGGGTAAGCTCCATCGTCAGGCAGGTCTGTCTCGCTGGGGCCAGCAGGGCTGCACCCTCGTCTACGGCATCAGCCTGTGGGGGCTAATTGTTGGGTACTAG
- a CDS encoding D-alanyl-D-alanine carboxypeptidase family protein: MLPLDDLPEATRDQPLGYRQPKTGYPWRALPRWGRWAAVAGLVMLVALATGSGMAWYRGSSVQGVQPMQGVIAQSGVAPQAGMASTEARNRALQLAPTSRTLLGHRAYAEAPEADLVPLSMNRQIRLRTSAARQFEAMVQAARQDGAQIVPLSGFRSHREQEEIFFGVRAARGQDAQTRAEVSAPPGYSEHHTGYAIDIGDGTQTGTHLSQSFENTRAYRWMDANASRYGFELSFPRNNDQGIAFEPWHWRFTGDIDSLETFYQQDP; encoded by the coding sequence ATGCTGCCCTTGGACGATCTCCCAGAAGCGACTCGAGACCAACCCCTAGGGTATCGCCAACCCAAGACGGGATATCCCTGGCGGGCCTTGCCTCGCTGGGGGCGATGGGCGGCGGTCGCCGGACTGGTGATGCTAGTAGCCCTAGCGACAGGCAGTGGGATGGCCTGGTATCGCGGGTCGTCCGTTCAGGGGGTACAGCCCATGCAAGGCGTGATTGCTCAGTCGGGGGTGGCTCCCCAGGCGGGCATGGCTAGCACCGAGGCTCGCAATCGTGCCCTGCAATTGGCCCCCACCAGCCGTACCCTGCTGGGCCATCGGGCCTATGCCGAAGCCCCCGAAGCTGATCTGGTGCCCCTGTCGATGAACCGCCAGATTCGGCTCCGCACCAGCGCGGCCAGACAGTTTGAAGCGATGGTACAGGCAGCGCGGCAGGATGGGGCGCAGATCGTCCCACTCTCAGGGTTTCGCTCCCATCGCGAGCAGGAGGAGATTTTCTTTGGCGTCCGCGCCGCCCGTGGCCAAGATGCCCAAACCCGCGCCGAGGTTAGCGCCCCTCCCGGCTATAGCGAACACCACACGGGCTACGCCATCGACATCGGTGACGGCACCCAAACGGGCACCCACCTAAGCCAATCCTTTGAAAACACCCGCGCCTATCGCTGGATGGACGCCAACGCCAGCCGCTACGGCTTTGAGCTCTCTTTCCCGCGCAATAACGATCAGGGCATTGCCTTCGAGCCCTGGCACTGGCGCTTTACGGGTGATATTGACAGCCTGGAAACGTTTTATCAGCAAGACCCCTAG
- a CDS encoding AEC family transporter has protein sequence MPLFGVLLRLYLPIGAGILAGVGLGQALTYLQVSQAPSQRLYQRFPLALGKFLFWVGIPVSIVGFMRRADLTGAVYVAPMVAWGAMLLGLLVSRLWMTWRGSTWPRPTQGSFSLASMLGNTGYIGFPVVLLLPQLGVGVFSWALFYDVLGTLFGAYGLGAILAAHYSDRPQGLARPAWVDWLLEVIRNPIILAFLAGLALRPVPLPPTLETALQSLSWGVIMLCLLLMGLRLQQIRTWQHLSRAGAATTIKLLIMPLVVGLGLTAIGIDGPPRLVMVLQSGMPSAFANLVLSEAYNLDRELSVTCVGLSSVGLLLTLPLWLWGFAPA, from the coding sequence ATGCCACTGTTTGGGGTTTTGCTGCGGCTGTATCTGCCCATTGGAGCGGGAATTTTGGCGGGGGTCGGGCTGGGGCAAGCCTTGACCTACCTCCAGGTAAGCCAAGCGCCCAGCCAGCGTTTATACCAGCGGTTCCCCTTGGCCCTGGGCAAGTTTTTATTCTGGGTGGGCATTCCGGTCAGCATTGTCGGCTTTATGCGACGAGCGGATTTAACCGGGGCGGTCTACGTTGCCCCAATGGTGGCCTGGGGGGCTATGCTGCTGGGCCTCCTGGTCAGTCGTCTGTGGATGACCTGGCGGGGATCAACCTGGCCCCGCCCCACCCAGGGCAGCTTCTCCCTCGCCTCAATGCTGGGCAATACGGGCTACATTGGTTTTCCGGTGGTGTTGCTGCTGCCTCAGTTGGGGGTGGGGGTATTTAGCTGGGCGCTGTTCTACGATGTGCTGGGCACCCTGTTTGGAGCCTATGGCCTCGGCGCTATTTTGGCCGCCCACTATAGTGACCGTCCCCAGGGGCTAGCCCGCCCCGCCTGGGTTGACTGGCTGCTGGAGGTCATACGCAATCCCATTATTTTGGCCTTCCTAGCTGGGCTAGCGTTGCGGCCTGTTCCCCTACCCCCTACCCTAGAAACCGCGCTGCAAAGCCTATCCTGGGGCGTTATCATGCTCTGTCTGCTGTTGATGGGGCTGCGCCTTCAGCAAATTCGCACCTGGCAACACCTCTCTCGGGCCGGGGCAGCGACAACGATTAAGCTGCTGATTATGCCCCTCGTCGTCGGGCTAGGGCTGACGGCCATCGGCATTGATGGGCCACCGCGCCTCGTGATGGTGCTCCAGTCTGGGATGCCCAGCGCCTTTGCCAACCTCGTATTGTCCGAAGCCTACAACCTCGACCGAGAGCTCTCCGTCACCTGTGTGGGACTGAGTTCGGTCGGGCTACTATTAACCTTGCCGCTTTGGCTCTGGGGGTTTGCTCCAGCCTAG